From Antechinus flavipes isolate AdamAnt ecotype Samford, QLD, Australia chromosome 1, AdamAnt_v2, whole genome shotgun sequence:
tttaatttctttcttatttgtttgtggcttgttttatctaattctgagagtgcaaggatgagatctcccactattattgttttgctgtctatttcttcttgcaactctcttaacttctcctttaggaatttagatattattccacttggtgaatatatattTCGTATTGATATTGCtgcattatctatgctaccctttagcaagatatagtttccttccttatctctctttttttttaaaattagataaatttttcttttgcttgatctgagataaggatggctaccctgcttttttttttacttcatccaaagcataacagattctgctccaactttttatctttactctgtatatatctccctgctttaaatgtgtttcctgtaaacaacatattgtagggttctgacttttaatccagtggGCTATTTGCCTCcacttaatgggagagttcatcccattcacatttacagttaaaatgactaattctgtattttctgccatcttattatccccagattatgcttttctttttcttgcccccccaaccctctttaCCAGTTTTAAACATATAGGCCCCCCCTTGTATCATGCCACTcaccctttttaggatccctccctccgcGCCTTGAAACTCTCCCCCTTCTTGTACCcatcccttattactcttttcttttttcctttttcctctccccccttttaatgagatgagagaagattctctgtaaaacaaatatgtcaattattttttctttgagtcaACTCTGATCAGAGTAAGAGTCACACTATGTTCCCCCCCACCTCTAaattctctcagatatgatagttttcctttgcctcttcatgggatgtagtttccctctttttatccaccctttcccctttttctgacactatctcctttccatttcaaCTTCccattttatgttatatcagtaaaatcaaattatacagatagtatttatgtatattcaaaacagaaatacagttctcaagagttccttttaccttgttctgcttctcttgagtcctatggttggagatcaaattttttgtttagatctgttttttttttccttagaaacacatggaattcatctatttcattaaatgtctatgttcttccatggaagaaaatgctcagcttagccgggtagtttattcttggctgcattccaagttcttttgccttttggaatatcagattccagacccttcaattctataatgtggaggcagccagatcttaagtgatccttattgtggcaccttggtatttgaattgttttttttctgggcttcttatactattttttccttagtctgatagttctgaaatttggccacaatattcctttgagtttttatttttgagtctttttcagagggtgtttgatgaattcttttaatgcctattttacgttctgattctattacacatgggcagttctctttgatgatttcctgtaaaataatgtctaggctctttgttacatcataatttttgggaaatccaataatcctcagattatctctcctagatctattttccaggtctgtcatttttccaggCAGATATTTAAcgttttttccccctatttttcttttttttctttctttcttttttttttttttttttttggttttgcttgtgtGATTCTTGCTgcctcaatgaatcattcatttttatttgttcatttatgatttttactgagttattttcttcattagcttttttttttaatatatttcattttattttataataactttatattgacagaatccatgccagggtaattttttttacaacattatcccttgcacttgcttctgttctgattcttcccctccctccctccacccactcccctagatggcaagcagtcctatatatgttagatatgttacagtatatcctagatacaatatatgtttgaagaaccgaacaggtctcttgttgcacagggagaattgcattcagaaggtaaaaataacccaggaagcaaaacaaaaatgcaaatagttcacattcatttcccagtgttctttctttggatgtagctgcttctgtccatcatttatcaattgaaactaagttaggtctctttgtcaaagaaatccacttccatcagaatacatcctcatacaatatcattgttgaaatgtataatgatctcctggttctgctcatttcccttagcatcagttcatgtaagtctctccaaacctctctgtattcatcctgctggtcatttcttacagaacaataatattccataacattcatataccacaatttacccagccattctccaattgaagggcatccattcaatttccagtttctagccactacaaacagggctgccacaaacattttggcacatacaggtccctttcccttctttagtatttctttggggtataagcccagaagtaacactgctggatcaaaggatatgcacagtttgatacctttttgggcataattccagattgctcaccagaatgattggattcgttcacaactccaccatcaatgtcccagttttcccgcatcccctccaacactcatcattatttttttcctgtcatcttagccaatctgacaggtgtgtagtggtatctcagagttgtcttaatttgcatttctctgatcaatagtgatttggaacacccaaTTGAGGTTTTAAATgtattgttttgctctatggaatttttttccatttcacttcacttcatttttttttttgtgagttgttttattttttcaattcaaaaatcctactttcttgggagttctttatcttttccagttcacaaatcctactttcctaggatctctttaccttttctaattcacaaattctgttttcttgcacttcctggaagttctttatctgttccaattcacatttcactaagttgttactttcttgcatagcttctctttcctttccccatttttcttctagtgaTGTGAAGCAGATTACATCCCCCTTTGCAGTTTCATCTGGAGATTGTGTGCTATTAGTTTCCTTgtggttgaaaacctgctctttttctatttagaaactatcaattgtccttttgatttttttactcattttttaaaaaggcaaaggcagtaaaattacatttttgctgccttcagggcaaggaggctACCAGCTTTCTCCAAAGAacagggataggtatatggacagtagctatcctgcAACTGGGCTGCAACAAGAAAGGTGaggaagtgctctgggaaaagttCCCCATCTGAAATGACTCAGACCTAGGTAGTCCAGGGCAAACTGTAGGAACTCCATTGTGTGAATTAGTGACTGCCCTGGTGCTAGAGGTTATCAGtaaaagtgtcactaccccaagCCCAAGCCCgctgtggggctgtgggtattagcagttatCCAGCAAATAGCTACATGAACTGGAAtgtctctgcccagggaagcgCAGTCACACTGctgaagttctattgccccaggacAACTCCCCCTTTACACTCCCATCCCATGCAGATTAGAGACTGCTCCAGGCTTTGACCCCCTGCTAGGTTAGTTTCAGAGttattttctcatcagtaaaatgaggagcaTGGACAAGGCCTATCTataatctaaatctatgatgctattaTTTTGATGCTGTATTTGGCAATGTTtattccagggaaaaagatgatCATGGTAGGAAAGAGAGATTGGTTCTGAAATTTACAAGTAGAAGAATAAATTCAAGAATGAGAGTATAGAAAAAAGAGAGCACATACTTACACAACACATATAGCTAAGCATTTATCTATCTTTGAAACAGACAATGAGTCATTGAGGATTTGAATTACACATATTTGTTTTAAGGAGTAGTATTCACGTCAACAACCATTGctttgagaaaaatatatttatacaagtgtctttccttttctcttgtcttgttttcattattaattcTGTTGTTTCTTCCCagtcccttcctttttctttttccttttaaagtttcAAACTTTAAGGTATATAGGAACAGTGAcagagacaaaattttaaaaacattaaatatattctatttctatGTGTGGATACTTTTAAATAAAAGGGAGACATAATAGAAAATGCAACATTGATGAAGACTTATTTATTTGAGTATTAACTTATCATATAAGGATTGACATATTTGAGTATTAATTCATTTCAAGTAATTCTACTTCAGACCTCTACAATCAAAATAATGAAgtcacaaacaaacaaacaaacaaaaacgtTTTTGTTGTTAAAGGAAAGATACATAGTATAACCATGTTGCATCAGCCCTAATTCTTTTACAGTTTTCTATTCTCTCAAATAATAGCTTAAATCATACATGTGACCGTAATGCACCAATAGAATGCATTAAGCATACTTTAATTTGCAGTGTTTCGGTACTGTAATTATAACCTTGTTATAAAGCAGCACTTCATGTGTTATTTATAATTGTAAAGTGAGAATGTCAATTAAGAGACATTGgaacataatttaataaaatatctcatatatctagttgttggaatcctaatctttgataaagatgcactggctccagcagacaggttttataacccaccagaagagcagtgcccagtgcgagcagctccactatctttagataatcgccaggtgatgtggagagacccagaaagtggtgaatggaagggaccagataggctaactgcttgggggagaggatttgcttgcgtctctacatgtggagaaggaatcagatgggtgccgacgatccgcattcgccttgtccatcgcagagagatggagcagacccttgaaacaaaggagaagacccaagaaatatcgggtggttctgttgctgattgtgctcaccattgaaagagcataactgacaaggagactgttaaaaagacttttaaaatcttcagggatcattggatttcctaacacaagatgaaactgttttagttcttgaaaaaccagcgagaatcattggattccttaagatgaaaaattgttgatgagacttttgcagtacttcagggcttacaggaactattggattcctggcacatgaactaatggacaatggattccttatggactatttctaggacttatggacatgtgtaaattttcaggttgattcatgttgttacattactactagcctgtgttatattgctatgtgcttatgtaaattatgtataatgcctcccatattgatggatttatgtataccatgcatatctgttacaaagttctggcccatattgatagatttatgtgtaccccttcagaaacccactaatctgattagatttcctatttcctttggtgttttcatctaacaaaagaaagggggagatgttggaatccttactaactgctaactaattagagttgatctaatcttacaagaagattttggccagaacctgaaacaaggtactaagtagaactaattaatacaaggcttgtgttcacacctttactcattggagttcacaagtatgccagcttcacaaagtaaactttgtacctttatgagttcacacctcccttgaagctctttgggccagagagcactatgggagaaaacccacaatcctctctctcgtatctcacaattcctccctcttggataaaagaaacagacagaggttcttcagagtgaagaagctacaagtcgagatttgaccggaatgacatgaagagtggagctggctggaggctgaagaaagcagaggcagagactgaaggacagaacctttggatttggcgacattcggagagagctcttggaaccaagcagagagataggcctctaagctaaccgggctatattggagagaataaaagatctgaacttttatcacctggcggcgttttgagaagaaaaagctcacaacatctAGTATTGAAATCCATAAAATTGGGTTCTGATAAAGTAAACCCTGCTTGAGTTCTTTTACctgattatgattttttaaataaagcatatATTACATTTTATGGAAGGGAAAACAATCAGTTTCATTTaattaaagggaagagaaataatatctgaaaaaatccaatgaaaggcaaaggcaataaaattacatttttgcttttatttgtaccTGGAAAAGCAAAAATGTCAGTAAAAATACAACAAgttcctcttcatttttaaagggaCGTTATTAAACCAGTAGAATAAGAAAGGTCAACTTCATGACTGGATGCTTCACTGCACCTGTTCCCACATGGACTTGCCATTTTATTGAAAATATCAGACCTGTATCTCAACATGTTTTGGAATCAAATTATTAGAATTCAGAGGGAAAAGAACCCCTTTTAGTCTTTTGGGAGGTCTATTGTAGCACACTAAATCATTCCATTATAATATGgttcaaaagaaacattttttctacTCAGAAACTACTGTTGACAGTACTGAAGGATAAAATAGGTAAgaatccaaaacaaacaaacaaaaaatattgcaaaatacATCAAAAGCCAAAGTTAATGGCTATTTTCAAAATCAGTGGTTGGGCTTAGAAAATTTAATTAGTGTATTCAACCCTCATTTTTCCTCTACATTTCACCTTTACCTTCAATACTTGTTTCCTAATTTGtcagtaagattttttttaagttgtgaaGTAAACAAAGTTAAATACAAGTTGGTAAAGGAAAGACAGGTCTTACTAAAATTAGttatttcagttctttctgaaaCTGCTCATGATTTGCTTTTCCCATCCTTAAAACTGAACATTCCCTAAAAGTGCAGTTTATTCAGATAAGGTTAAAAAGCACTGTGGAAAGTTGTAAGGTTCTGGAGTTCTGGCacaatttatgattaaaattatgcAAATctgttaaaataatgaaaatttcataAGAGATACACCTTATtcatgcattattattattttttgtttgtttattgtgtTCTTTGGGGCAAATAACATTTTTCTGATATATACCAGCTGGTAATCATACAGTGCACATTTTACTCCTCCAACAAATTCACATACATTGCCATAGCTAAAACTATTTaagctatttcttttctttctttcttttttattctccagAGTTTCCTAAATCTTATAAATAGGGTAGCATTTTTACTAGATAGCTTGTTAGGCCTATGACTGATAAGATCACATTACTTTCTATGCTAGAATTTctagataaaaatgataattttctcatttcattagGAATATTTCATTTACAATTTCCAATGTTTTTAAAGGAGGATAATCATTAATGCATTAAATTCTTGATGCTGGtataaatgaagatttttttttcataaaagatctcctttaagaaaaaaattaaaagtcagtTGTTCAACTAGAATTTTTCTTTATGCAATGTCACTATGTGCATAGAACCAGAGTACATGGATGtgattcacaactctactaattacattccttttttaattattattattaattcctacttttatcttttatacttttaaccttttttataccttttatcTTTTACCTGTATATAATAGTTcacctccccctttttttccctctcaagtAAGCAGATTATTCTATTTTAATCTCTTCAATTAATTTCACCCATTATTTGatggttgttttgtttgttggttggttttgttttgttttgttttgttgcttttctctccaaaaataatttctttcgttctttctattttcagttgtcttttgttctttctattccAGAGCCTCATTCTTTGATCTTTCTAATTGtcttatatctcttcttcctATTCCTCAAGAAACTTTTAAGGCATATACTCTAGTTGCACTTCTCTAGGCTATTCCAGCCAAAGTTTTGTAAAATTTGCCATAAGGAATTCCCTTTCCTCTTGGAACTCCCTTCTAGAACAATATAATTATGGTAGGTATCAAAAATGAAACTGGCCCTGGAAAAAGCTAAGTCCCAACTTGTGCTGGATTGTACAACATACCACAGATTTATAATTTCCCTTATTGTTGTTATCCTTCAATCACTTCAGTCCTGTGTCAATGAGTCAGCTGTCATATTCCCATAGCCAAAGAATAgtccctttcctttatttctcttccctgctacctttttatttttatttttttactacaTACCTCCATCAACACATATTCTTATATTCTTTAATTCACTGATACTTTCATTCTGGTTGTTTCACAAACAAAGCACTCCATTTCTGAGCTCCAGGATTCTCTGTCAGTCCCCCATTTTGgtaaaattttccctccctcactATTCACTTTGTTGGATTCCTTATGTGCCCACTAAAAGCCTATCTTTtatagaaagcctttcccaataatctcttaattctagtatctcTATCAATTATATTCTCTTTATACTGTATGtggcttgttttttgttttgttttgttttgtttttttaataatggcttGCTGTTTCCATTATGagattgcaaactccttgaaggcaagggctTGATTTACCTCTTATTTTTGTTTCCAGTGCATAGCACAATGCTAGCATTTAATATTTGCTTAATAcaaatttattgcttcctccacTTCTACATGCCTTACAATGTTttaatattggggaaaaaaaagattaaactttTGTCTAGGATGTTTTATGCTTAATTTTTGATTGTTACGTCCCCCTAGTGTCTCTTCTTCCCCTTGTCTCTTTGTGTACAAACCTTACTGGTATTTATGCTGTCATTCCATTGCTCTTTCTTTCCTTAGATGTTACATTTATTTactctccctccatttcttttatttaaggatatttgtatttcttttttattcacaaagcatatgcatgggtaatttttcaacaatgacccttgcataACTCCCTGCCCTGTCTCCTTCttgcctccaccccctccctcaccCAGCAGGCAATCAAGAATATGCCAAATATGCCAAGATACATgctagatccaatatatgtatacatcttcACACAGCCATTcagttgtgcaagaaaaatcagaacaagaaggaagaaaaagaaaaactgagaaaaaagaaacaaaatgcaagcaaataatatcagagaaagtgagaatgctatgctgtgttccacagtctgttcccatggttctctctctggatgtagatggttgtCTTAATCACTGCACAACTGGAGcagatctgaatcatctcaatattgaagagagtcgtgtccctcagaattgaccatcatatagtactgttattgcggtatataatgatctcttggttctgctcatttcaatttgtatcagttcatgtaagtctctccaagcctctctgaaatcatcctggtggtaattttgtaaaaaaaaaatagtattccatagtattcatataacataatttattcagctattctccaactgatgggcatccactcaatttccagtttctggccactctGAAAAGGCttgacacaaatatttttgcacatcagttccttttcctcttttaagatatctttgggatataatcccaatagaaacactgctggatcaaagagtatgcacagtttgataactttttgatcatagttccaaactgctatccagaatggttggatcttttcacaattccaccatcagtttatcagtgtcccagttttcctgcatcccctacaacatttgtcattatcttttcctgtcattgtagtcaatctgacaggtatatagtgatcTCTCAGAATtgtattgatttgcatttctttgatcaatctCTTTTCATggggctacaaatagtttcagtttcttcatctgaaaattgcctgttcatattctttgagcatttatcaattgagaatgtcttgaactattataaatttcagttaattctttctatatattttagaaatggggcctttatcagattttttgtatgtaaaaaatgttttcccaggttattgcttgccttctactcttgtttgcattagttttgtatctacaaaacattttaaacttaatataacagaaattatgtattttataatcagtaatgatctctagtacttatttggtcataaattccttcctcctccacaaatctgaaaggtaaactgtcctatgtttttgctaatttgttcatagtatcattctttatgtctagatcatgaacccatttcaaacttACCTTAGTATTacagtattaggtgtgggtctatgcctactttgtACActattagttttcaatttttccagaaattttttcaaatattaaattcttaACCTGAAAAGGCGGGGCTCTTtgatttgtcaaatattagatggTTATAGTCATtgtctattttgttctgtgaacttaacctattccactgatcaacttcttcatttcttaagcagtaacaaatgattttgatgattgctgctttataatatacttgtAGATCTAGTATAGCTAGTCcatattcatttgcatttttctttattaattcctttgaaattcttaacattttgttctttcagatgaattttgttgttatttgttctagttctgtaaaatagtTTATTGGGATTTTGTTTGGTATaccactaaataagtagattaatttagggagtattgtcatctttattttatttccttgacCTACCCAAaagcacttcatatttttctatttgcttagatctgacattgtatggaaagcattttgtaattttgcttatatagtttctgaTCTTCCCTTGTCAgataaattctcaaatattttatattatcaataataTATCAACATCAACATATCAACATAGCAATAACAATAGgtcttttaaatggaatttctctttgtttctcttgctgttggattttgttagtcaTGTATatgaatgttgatgatttattttgtatcttgtaaCTTTGccaaaattgtggattattttttttatcttctcttttttcactttattaaatattttccaattacattttaatttgtttccagttcactagTCACACATTTGATCTCTGTTCCAGGGTTTTCCATTATACTTTTGCTATTGTTGAGTAGTTTTCActcgtgtccaactcttcataagtccatttgggttttcttgttaaagatactagggtggtttacctttccttttctatctcatttaatACACGAGGAAGCTGAAACAAATacagttaagtgccttgcccaaagtcacatgggtagtaaatgtctaagaccagatttgaactcagaaaataagtcttcctgatttcagacccagcaTCCTATCCACTCTGCCAAAAtggttaggaatttttttttctgataacaaATTTAAAACTGCCTTTTTACAACTTCCTTCCCATTACTTCTAAATGGTACTTCTGGACCCATAGAGAACAAGTGTACTTTTCCTTCCAGATAACAAATACTTGAAAAGGACCATCATGGATCTCCCAAGTTTCTTCCCCAAGCTAACCATTTATAGGTCCTTCAAGCAGTTTCCAATGACAGGAAGCCAATCAGATTCATTATTCTGGTTGCCTTTCTTAGGATGTTCTCccaatatattattttacttcttttttattttattttattttatatttttaattattataacttttttattgacagagcatatgcatggataattgtttccaacattatcctttgcacttacttctgttctgacttttcccttccatccctctatccccttccctagatgacaggcaggcCGATATGGCAGGTTAACATATAACATGTTGaacatgttatagtatatcctagatacaatgtatgtgtgcagaaccgtatagttctcttgttgcataagaagaattggattcagaaggtaaaaataacctgggaagaaaggcaaaaaattcacactgatttcccagtgttctttctctggatgtagctgaatCTGTTCATCATAGATCAATTGTAATTAAATTAGATGCTTTTTCTTCaactatgagattttttttattaaattggttattgatatagtcaattatgctaatagttttcctaatgttgaaccagcactgcattcctggtataaatcctatttggttgtggtgtattatgGTGGTGtaattatctgtaatctctttgctaatgttttgtttgagaattttgcatcaatattcattagggaaatccatctatatttttcccctctttctttgttctacctggtttaggtatcagtaccatgtctgtatcataaaaggagtttggtaggagtcctttattcccaattttttttcaaaaaatttatatagcattggagttaattgttctttaaatgtttggtagaattcacatgtaaatccatctggttctggggattttttttaggaagttgattaatagcttgttctatatctttttctaaaatggaactatttaagtaatttatttcctgagCGGAGGATGTGGCTGAAACAGAGGCTGCCAGCAGCGAAGAGTCGCCGCAAACACTTGCTGGGTCTCATGCTGTCCTGCTTCCCAGAGCCGCTCACCTTCCAATGCCAGCTTATTTCCTCATTCCTCAATGACAGCTGGGTTCAGAACGTGGGCTCAGGCTGGCTGGAGGATCTGGAGACGCACAGACCCTGTGGTGATCCAAGTGAGAGTAAGCTACTCTGAAGGATCCTCTGTAAGCTTCTTCCAGGTGGCATTTCAGGGAACAGACTTTATGAACTTCCAAGGAGATACATGGAAGCCTGCTCCAGGGGCTGAAAGTGTATCTTGGAATATCTCCAGCATTCTTAACCAGGACCACGGTACCCGGGACATGTTACAGAACTTACTCAGTCACACTATTCCCCAGTTTGTTGGTGGTCTTTTAAACACAGGACAGAAAGACATTGAACGCCAAGTTAGGCCAGAAGTCTGGTTGTCAAGTAGTACCACCTCTACTCCAGGGCAGTTGAAGCT
This genomic window contains:
- the LOC127543653 gene encoding LOW QUALITY PROTEIN: T-cell surface glycoprotein CD1a-like (The sequence of the model RefSeq protein was modified relative to this genomic sequence to represent the inferred CDS: inserted 2 bases in 1 codon), with amino-acid sequence MWLKQRLPAAKSRRKHLLGLMLSCFPEPLTFQCQLISSFLNDSWVQNVGSGWLEDLETHRXPVVIQVRVSYSEGSSVSFFQVAFQGTDFMNFQGDTWKPAPGAESVSWNISSILNQDHGTRDMLQNLLSHTIPQFVGGLLNTGQKDIERQVRPEVWLSSSTTSTPGQLKLHCHVSGFYPKLVRVTWIKNGQEQPEAQTSDLLPNSDGTWWIQVVLIVEAGNTANLACRVEHSSLGGQDIIEYWAKSSTWSLVLGIMAGITPVILISGIIWWWKRQHRSYVENL